One region of Oncorhynchus mykiss isolate Arlee chromosome 8, USDA_OmykA_1.1, whole genome shotgun sequence genomic DNA includes:
- the LOC110529184 gene encoding potassium voltage-gated channel subfamily F member 1-like: MWGITRTRYADCNGSEASEETGIVLNIGGVIQVLCGDVLNRFPETRLAELWNTSKGCLEDLSSLCDDYDSGKGEFYFDRDPDAFKCIIELYYYGEIHIKRGICPICFVQEMEFWKIDLYFLDDCCKGDLQEAEDELAEIAEKVQSILVDREGDPSARGWQCFQMCLWKLLEKPESSLSARVIAIVSFLFILISSVVMCVGTIPDLQVEDAEGNHMEHPILEAIETTCIGWFTVEYVLRLISSPNKVKFVLSFMNIIDFMAIMPFYVVLTLTSLGTAMMELANVQQAVQALRIMRIARIFKLARHSSGLQTLTSALKSSFSELGMLLMYMGVGVFLFSALAYTLEQSHPETMFTSIPQSFWWAVITMTTVGYGDIYPKTTLGRCNAAVSFLCGVIAIALPIHPIINNFVIFYNKQQVLETAAKHEIELMALRSSEACAEESGPHIQRRSVGVAAGVWDNAIRSCHSDTYIPLLKDPRAGVQTPSLDRSFDSS; encoded by the coding sequence ATGTGGGGAATAACGAGGACGCGATATGCTGATTGCAATGGCTCGGAGGCCAGTGAGGAGACCGGGATTGTCCTGAACATCGGTGGAGTAATACAGGTGTTGTGTGGGGATGTGCTGAACCGTTTTCCGGAGACCCGACTAGCGGAACTGTGGAACACCTCCAAGGGGTGTTTGGAGGACTTATCCTCGCTTTGTGACGACTATGACTCAGGGAAAGGTGAATTTTATTTTGACAGAGACCCGGACGCGTTTAAGTGTATAATTGAGCTGTATTACTACGGGGAGATACATATTAAACGGGGCATCTGTCCAATTTGTTTCGTACAGGAGATGGAGTTCTGGAAAATCGATTTATATTTCCTGGACGATTGCTGTAAAGGCGACCTACAGGAGGCGGAGGACGAGCTTGCAGAGATCGCCGAGAAGGTTCAAAGTATTCTGGTCGACCGGGAAGGGGACCCCTCTGCCAGGGGCTGGCAATGTTTCCAAATGTGCTTGTGGAAGCTTTTGGAGAAGCCGGAGTCGTCGCTGTCCGCGCGCGTCATCGCCATAGTGTCTTTCCTCTTCATCCTCATCTCCTCGGTGGTGATGTGCGTAGGCACCATCCCTGACCTGCAGGTGGAGGACGCTGAGGGCAATCACATGGAACACCCGATCTTGGAGGCCATCGAGACCACGTGTATCGGCTGGTTCACCGTTGAATACGTCCTGCGCTTGATATCGTCCCCGAATAAAGTGAAATTCGTCCTGTCCTTCATGAACATCATAGATTTCATGGCCATCATGCCCTTTTACGTGGTGCTGACTTTGACGTCTCTGGGCACGGCTATGATGGAGCTGGCTAACGTGCAGCAGGCGGTGCAGGCGCTGCGCATCATGCGCATTGCGCGCATCTTCAAGCTGGCGCGCCACTCCTCTGGGCTGCAGACTCTCACCTCGGCCCTGAAAAGCAGCTTCAGCGAGCTGGGGATGCTGCTCATGTACATGGGCGTGGGCGTCTTCTTGTTCTCGGCACTGGCCTACACTTTGGAGCAGAGCCACCCGGAGACCATGTTCACCAGCATCCCGCAGTCCTTTTGGTGGGCCGTCATCACCATGACCACCGTGGGCTATGGAGACATCTACCCCAAGACCACGCTTGGTCGGTGCAACGCGGCCGTCAGCTTCCTCTGCGGGGTGATTGCCATCGCGCTGCCCATACACCCTATCATCAACAACTTCGTCATATTCTACAATAAGCAGCAGGTGCTGGAGACCGCGGCCAAACACGAGATCGAACTGATGGCGCTGCGTTCCAGCGAGGCATGTGCAGAGGAGAGCGGGCCCCACATACAGCGCAGATCAGTCGGTGTCGCGGCCGGAGTGTGGGACAATGCCATACGCTCCTGTCACAGTGACACCTACATTCCCCTGCTGAAAGACCCCAGAGCAGGAGTACAAACCCCAAGCTTGGACAGAAGCTTTGACAGTTCATAG